The DNA region GCGAGACCTGATTGACATCTCTCGCTGCTCTTCCTCTCACTTTCACCATCTGTTGTTAAGACGAGACAAGGTCATCACGTGTGAATGTTTGACTTTATGTCACAGTCattctagcttttatttttcaccGAAGGCTTTAGTGTGTTACGAGCAAAGCACCTCGTACGATCATAAAACACAGAAGTTAAATATGATCTATTCAGCGTGTAGTCTCGCCAACAccttttttcctccctgtccaTCTCTCACACTCGTCTCAactctctcagtctctccgAGCCTCCCCACAGGTGTTGGGTTACTCTGTAAAGCAGCTTGAATGGGCACAGAAATCACAGAGGGCTGTCTGTGCTCTTGATTCCCGTTTCACTTTGAAGTTTCTCCGGCTCACAGGAACAGGGGCCACAAAGCCAGACTCGTGTGAGGGCTTTAGCCAGGACTCTGATTTCTgcagggtgggggtggggggagacAGTATTGACAGGCAAGGCTACGTGTTGTCTCAGTTGCTGGAGGACTTTGCTTTTTTAGCTTTGTAGTCAAGATACTACAAGAAAGCGGTACAGAACATGTGTGCACGCTTCTCCCCCAATGACCACTTTTTGACGGCACAAAACAGTGGAGGAAGGATTAGAGTGAGTGGGGACACAGGTCAACCCCCCCTATACACACACAACTCATAAGTAGAGGGGCATCTATCACTGTGGGGACAAGACGTGGAGACTAAATTAACAGCTCgactgtttttctgtctgtgcccgaatgtgaaaataaacagtgaCTTTTGGCTTTGCTTAAGAACTCGGCAAAAAAGGGGCTTTGGCAGGATACATCTGTAagcacttaaaaaataaaagacaccCATAATACTTTAATAGAGCCATGTTGGAGAGGCTTTTAGGCACAAGGTGTTCCAGTGTTAGTGTATGAGTATGTCTGTCTTCGTTGATCTCATCAAAGGGCCAAAGGGTCGCGGAGAGCCAGAAAAAATAACTTCAAGTGTGGATTTAATGAAGAATAAACTTACACTCAAGTTACACTCACAAGAAACTACTTTTTGAAAGCAGCTCTCGGGCTGCCAGTCAGTCACATTATTTACAAAATAGCTCACTGCTGTTACTGACCAGGGCTCTCTGTGTGTTCTCAGGTATCTGAACCACGTGCGGGCTGCCATGCCTCAGGACACAGCTGGAGGATACACCTCAACTTTGGCATGTCATCGAGCTATTCAGGATGCGTTCAGTGGGCTGTTCCCTCTGAAACGCTGATCCAGAACTCCAAAAGCCGGTGGATAGAAATGTGAGTGAAAGGACAATAAAAGCCACAGCGCTGCCACTACGGAGAGGGAGAAAGCTGCTGTGGTAGGTGGTACTCTGACTGATCTTTGGTCAAGGTGTAAAGgagttttttgtattttgtgttaattttatatttaaataaatcacaatgaacattgaaaaaacattattgtatagatttatttgaaaatgaaacaacTTTGGACGTTTGATGTTAAGCTCTGAATAATAATAGTTCTAATACATTCTAGTATGAACAAAAGGAAGTCACCAATTGAAGTAAAGCTGGGTCAGGATTTCTTATTACAAGATGCAATATCATGTGTTCTAAAAGCATCAGTAAAACGtagtttgtaaaaaaacaaaaacgaatTCTCAACTCAAATGTTTCCTTACAGTGGCGGGTCGATATGCTGATTACGTTGAATCTGTGGCTTCTTCACACTTCTGTCTCTTTGGAGCAGGTTCTGCTGAAGGCTCTGTGGATAAACAAAATCAGATTAGAATTGAATAGtgtacaactttattgtccaccaagttaaaaaaaagtctttggcCCATCTGGCggtacattaaaacacacacattagggatgacccgaatgcttcaaagcttcaaccgttgccatggtaatcaacctccaaatcagtattcgaatgcttcgtttttgttttttatatatacgtTTGTAATAATATAAGTAATACGTATATGTATAACTACCCAAAAAATTAGCCcataaaataaggaataatcccacaacattattcacattcaacattaattattattagttattttcagACAAATATCGccgtttgttgtgtgtagaggtgtgtgtgtgtgtacagtagcgaagcttcgaataccttagaatatttctcaccgaagctttgaagccaaaaaaatggtattaaGGACAGCTCTAGtgcacacacagcacatacAACAACAGTGACGGCATGAATACTTTAagttagggctgcaaataaagattattttcatcattgattAATATGCTGATTATTGTACATCAGAAACAGgattattgccaagtaggtatatacaaggaatttgaagaAAGATCTTCAGTTTGCTTTCATACAAGGTTAAAAAAGTCTATtgctcacatttgagaagcttaaAACAGATCATTTTTGTCATtcttgcttgaaaaatgactgattaatcgattaaactGATTTAGTTTCAGCTCTTTTCGAAGTAGCAAAATAGAATACATGACAATTAAGCAAACGAAAAAATAAACTGATTAAAATTGAGTCTCTAAGAGCTGAGCAACGTTCACGTTTGACTACTTGTCTTTTCCCCTGAAGTCATCATCCATTTATCATTAAATTCCTCACTGTTTTATGAATGaactctcacctgtctgttcaTGATCACCGCTGAAGAGGACCTCTTTAGGGAGTGTGAAACTCACACACAGCATATCTTTGTTGGGCGCTACATTACGCACAAAATGCACCGAACAACGGTCCTTCAGGGGGAAGTCGAGGCTGCGGGAAGCCCTCTCCACCACGTCCGTCTCAGGCTGGTCAGGTTTAGAGAAGCCGTAGCAGTGCACTGTGGGTAAGTTCTCCTCACAGGAAGACTCCTGGTGCAACAGGCCTCTGAATGCGTCCAGGAAGTCCAGAGCCAAGGCGGGCAGGTTCATCACTACATGAACACTAGCTTCTCCCTTAAGCAGCGCGGGCAGCTCCTGCTTCACCGGCCCCTGGATGAACGCTCTGCCGTCCAGGTTAAAGGTTCGCACTTTCTTCTCCACCTTGTTGAGTTTGCAGTTGTGCTGCAGCCACCGGTGTGACTCTGGGTTGAGATCGTTGGCCAGGACGTTGGCACCTGAGCGGGCAGCCGGGAGGGCGAAGGGTCCAACTCCAGCGAACACATCGAACACGGTGTCGCCACGTTTCACGAGCTGCACCACGCGCTGGTGCTCTGTGCTCAGCCGGGAATTCCAGTATACACGAGAAAAATCAAACTCGTATGTCACCCCGTTTTCTTTCACCTGCAGCACAGACAAAGATTATGTCAATCAGTCAATGACCTGAATTTATCTTAGAATGACTGCACAGATGGATCATTAACATGAATTAACACATTTGTGCTTTAACTTACTTTTGCGACCATGTTCTCCTCTCCAGCCAGCACCTCCATCTTGAAGTTGCGATAAGTGGAGTCAATTATGTTTATCTTATTGACCACACAGGTAACGCCAGGGTTTTTGTCCATGATGACTTCACCTACAATAGAAGCAGCCACAAAGTTAACAATGAATATGACTTCCTAActctttttctttgttaaaCCATGGTCCTTTAATTTAATcagaaaattacacatttacaagaatttaaaaaggaaaataaaagcaaatctTATACTCATCATCAGTAAGACCCTATCTTCTAAGAAAGCTGATTTAAAAAGTGTTGATGGCACTGATAAAATGTCAGCATTTCTTCCTCTTTAGAATTGATTGCTCACATGACAGTAAGTCACATTTTTAGAAGGAACTAGTTGCCTGGTTAAAGCAAAACACTGTCCATTTACAGAAGTGTGTGCTTGAAACATGACTTGCTAAACATCCACTAAGACGTATGTATTTTTCACTGTAACAATTTTGAGAG from Sebastes umbrosus isolate fSebUmb1 chromosome 16, fSebUmb1.pri, whole genome shotgun sequence includes:
- the trmt5 gene encoding tRNA (guanine(37)-N1)-methyltransferase isoform X1, with protein sequence MQSCGLFYGCFRLFYNFILRLFSRVFTSAQSERNLKTALAYRSLWSASLPASGFALKPTMEPKLYRPPPEVRGMTSLDKEAFTQTITVPAIRVPTGVLNKVVKSLRKATIQRPGVPRVVQDKEESSDFRLLLLDPHRVTSPSSFSEAEAEALRSFSVPEELQHYELRLTYHNLKSEEVLEAVLPQGQDVTSGFSRVGHIAHMNLRDHQLPYKNLIGEVIMDKNPGVTCVVNKINIIDSTYRNFKMEVLAGEENMVAKVKENGVTYEFDFSRVYWNSRLSTEHQRVVQLVKRGDTVFDVFAGVGPFALPAARSGANVLANDLNPESHRWLQHNCKLNKVEKKVRTFNLDGRAFIQGPVKQELPALLKGEASVHVVMNLPALALDFLDAFRGLLHQESSCEENLPTVHCYGFSKPDQPETDVVERASRSLDFPLKDRCSVHFVRNVAPNKDMLCVSFTLPKEVLFSGDHEQTEPSAEPAPKRQKCEEATDST
- the trmt5 gene encoding tRNA (guanine(37)-N1)-methyltransferase isoform X2, coding for MLRLFSRVFTSAQSERNLKTALAYRSLWSASLPASGFALKPTMEPKLYRPPPEVRGMTSLDKEAFTQTITVPAIRVPTGVLNKVVKSLRKATIQRPGVPRVVQDKEESSDFRLLLLDPHRVTSPSSFSEAEAEALRSFSVPEELQHYELRLTYHNLKSEEVLEAVLPQGQDVTSGFSRVGHIAHMNLRDHQLPYKNLIGEVIMDKNPGVTCVVNKINIIDSTYRNFKMEVLAGEENMVAKVKENGVTYEFDFSRVYWNSRLSTEHQRVVQLVKRGDTVFDVFAGVGPFALPAARSGANVLANDLNPESHRWLQHNCKLNKVEKKVRTFNLDGRAFIQGPVKQELPALLKGEASVHVVMNLPALALDFLDAFRGLLHQESSCEENLPTVHCYGFSKPDQPETDVVERASRSLDFPLKDRCSVHFVRNVAPNKDMLCVSFTLPKEVLFSGDHEQTEPSAEPAPKRQKCEEATDST